Proteins from one Malania oleifera isolate guangnan ecotype guangnan chromosome 4, ASM2987363v1, whole genome shotgun sequence genomic window:
- the LOC131152734 gene encoding uncharacterized protein At4g22758-like, with translation MLLYKQKKNQQNGKGNRLLISINVLGSAGPIRFVVNEEELVAAVIDTALKSYAREGRLPILGSDLNNFLLYCSNSGSEALSPWETIGSCGVRNFMLCKKPQPEKVADNGKSTAAMNRKGNGSWKAWINKSFNLKIYSH, from the exons ATGTTGCTCTATAAGCAGAAGAAGAATCAACAGAATGGAAAGGGCAATCGTCTGCTGATCAGCATTAATGTTCTTGGGAGCGCCGGGCCGATCCGGTTCGTGGTGAACGAGGAGGAGCTCGTCGCCGCCGTCATCGACACTGCCCTCAAGTCCTACGCTCGAGAGGGTCGGCTTCCGATTCTCGGATCCGATCTCAACAATTTCCTCCTCTACTGCTCTAATTCCGGATCAGAAG ctTTGAGTCCTTGGGAAACAATCGGATCGTGTGGGGTTAGGAACTTCATGCTGTGCAAGAAACCGCAGCCAGAGAAAGTGGCGGACAATGGAAAATCTACAGCGGCTATGAATCGGAAGGGGAATGGGAGCTGGAAGGCATGGATCAACAAATCGTTTAATCTTAAGATCTATTCccattaa